Proteins encoded by one window of Pseudomonas coleopterorum:
- a CDS encoding TatD family hydrolase — protein MRLIDTHTHLDFPDFDADRPRVLDSAAARGVERVVVLGVHQANWQRVWDLALADERVYAALGLHPVFLEEHQPDHVKALRDWLERLHGHPKLCAIGEFGLDYYLKDLDRERQQTLFEAQLKLAADLALPVLLHVRHSHAAVIATLKRFKLPRAGVIHAFAGSWEEAREYLKLGFKLGLGGAPTWPQALRMHKVLPRLPLDAIVLETDAPDMAPAMHPGVRNSPEHLPDIAEALARIIGTELQTLAAASTQNANALFGWPDGQ, from the coding sequence GTGCGCTTGATCGACACTCACACCCACCTGGATTTTCCCGACTTCGATGCCGATCGCCCGCGCGTGCTGGACAGCGCTGCGGCGCGAGGCGTGGAACGGGTGGTGGTCCTGGGCGTGCACCAGGCCAACTGGCAACGGGTGTGGGACCTGGCCCTGGCGGATGAGCGGGTGTACGCGGCCTTGGGCCTGCACCCGGTGTTTCTTGAAGAACATCAGCCCGACCATGTGAAAGCACTGCGCGACTGGCTGGAACGGTTGCACGGACACCCCAAGCTCTGCGCCATTGGCGAGTTCGGTCTGGATTACTACCTCAAGGATCTGGATCGAGAACGGCAGCAGACGCTGTTCGAGGCGCAGTTGAAACTTGCGGCAGATCTGGCGCTGCCGGTGCTGCTGCATGTGCGCCACAGCCATGCCGCCGTGATTGCGACGCTGAAGCGTTTCAAGCTGCCGCGGGCCGGTGTCATCCATGCGTTTGCCGGCAGTTGGGAGGAAGCGCGAGAGTACCTGAAGCTGGGCTTCAAGCTGGGCCTGGGTGGCGCGCCGACCTGGCCTCAGGCGTTACGCATGCACAAGGTGCTGCCGCGTTTGCCGCTGGACGCCATCGTCCTGGAAACCGATGCGCCGGACATGGCGCCAGCGATGCATCCGGGTGTACGCAACAGCCCGGAGCATTTGCCGGACATCGCCGAAGCGTTGGCGCGGATCATCGGCACCGAGCTTCAGACCCTGGCCGCTGCGAGCACCCAGAATGCCAATGCCCTGTTCGGCTGGCCCGATGGGCAGTAA